gatcacagcgcgatgttttcatcgcgctgtgatgacgtcaaatgcgcgctttcgtcgagcgcgattttgtcctccgcggttttgtggtggaaccgttgtcgacaagaggaatggctgtgtttattgtttaatgttatatggccccggttctgtacagtatatgtgtgactatacgaaaatggaaaataaaacacatttacacgaAAAAGGGGGGGGCAGATTTTGGAGAAAAGTTtgcagatttattattttttatgtcaCTGGACGTTATTCCAGCTTTACTCAGCTGCGGGATAACAGCAGCAACTGTTTTAATAAGACACCAGGTGATCCCTCCTCTATTCCACATTATGGAAGAAACAATTTTccgagccggggggggggggggcggggggcattGCACTAAGAAGGATCTGGACTTTTCTTTCAGTGACAACCCGCCCAATGCTGGGAGCCCTggccctctgcctcttccttctgGCCACCAACATCACGCTTGGCGTCCAGTGTGAGTAGCAGCTGCTTTACGCACAAACCGGCACCCCGGCAGTCTCCGGGGAACAAGTGGGCAGACGCCCAGATTCTTGGGTGGGGAGAGAAGAAGGGTCTCCTGGAGGTGTCATCGTGTCTCCCTCTGCACTTGAGGGAGGGCAGGTCCCCACGCAAGCCAAGGGTAGCCCCACTATGGGAGGCTGTGGGGCAGCCTCTGCCTGTGCGGGACTGCTGCTCTGAGGACACTCAGCTCCTGCTCATCGCCACAGAGGAGGCACCACCACCGGGAGAGCCAGGGCTGCTGACCTGAGAACTGTCTCCCACCTGGCAGCCCAGGATCCCGGAGACGAGATCTTCACCCGCGCCCACTTTCCCTCCAGACATGCAGGCCTCCCGGCAGCTCCAGCAAGTATCTCGCGACCACGCGGCCAAGAGCCTCTTCCTGGGAGAAAGAACCCAGCACCTGCAAGCCAGCCTGGAGAAGAGCCGGCACCGGCTGCGCCTGACCGAGCAGGAGCTCAACTCCACCCAGAAGGAACTCAACTCCACCAAGAAGGAACTCAACTCCACCAAGAAAGAGCTCAATTCCACCACGGAGGCCCTTTGGCAGAGCCAGGCGGCCAAGAACCAGACTTGGCGGCAGCTGCAGCACCAGGAACTCCTGCTGGGCCAGGCCAACCACAGCCTGGCTCTCCTGCAGAGGGAGCGGGCCAGCCTGGAGATCAACCTCAGCCAGGCCTCCTCCTGCCGGAAGATTGGTAGGATCTGGGCTCTGTCTGGGCTCCCCTCTTCCTGCCATTGGAAGAGCCTGCGTGGTTGGGGACCTTGGGGGGCTCCCCTGAGCAGGAGGCGAGGTCTGGGTGGGCAAATCCCACAtatggggtggggatgggggcttGCTTCTCCACATTTGGTAACTTCCTGGCATGAGCAGCCCCCAGATTCTGAGCCTGGCGTCACTGAGCATCTTACACCCCGTCCCCAAAGTAtcggttcctcagcctggaccaGGGGAACAAGAGCGTGACCAGCTTCCTCTTAAGCTGTTGCAAATGCCGCCTCCTCGTCACGGGACTCCCCGGAGATGCTGGTTGCACCCCCGCACCCCTGGCCAACTTACAGCTGCTTCGATGGCAGCTCAGAGCAGCGGGATGGAGTGAGAGCAGCGCTGACCCTTCCCCAGTCCTCCTCCCCTTTTGGCCTCCAGTGGCCCTGGGTGGAGCGGACCCGAGGAATCTCCAGCGGACACCACTCACCCCTCCAAACCTTCCCTCTAGGGTGCTGCCCCGACGGATGGACACTGTTCCGCTGGAAGTGCCTGTGGGCGTCGGAAAATTGGGAGCCGTGGTGGCAGAGCAAGTTGGCCTGTGAGAAGAAGTCTTCGCAGCTGCTGGTCCTCCAGGAGCCCTGGTCGGTGCGAGAGCTCTGGGAGGCCGTGGGTGAAGCATTCACCCAGGTGAGGAAAGGCGGAGCAAAGAGCCTCAGGGGGGGATGTGTTCCCTCCATAAGATTCGGCATAAGGacatccccccccctcacacCCCCAGTCTCAACGGAGCAGCACCAACTTATGCTTAGAATGTATGAGCAgaaattttgcctcttcaaaccttGTAGAgttcacgtttgtcaagatccatctggatcttcagCCTATCATTTAGGATGTTGGCTATTcgtgccagcttggtatcatccgcaaatttatagcaatagcagcaatagcagtagacttatataccgcttcatagggctttcagccctctctaagcggtttacagagagtcagcatattgcccccaacaatctgggtcctcattttacccacctcggaaggatggaaggctgagtcaaccctgagccggtgagatttgaaccgctgaactgctgatctagcagtagcctgcagtgctgcatttaaccactgcgccacctcggctctatttggcaagttccccttctattccctcatctaagtcacttATGGAGATATTGAGTGCTGGGCCTTTTGgtactgcttacttccctccatgtagacgtagtaccattaaggactacccATTGAGTacgatttgtcagccagttacgaatccacctggtggtgatgctgtctatcccccATTtttctcgtgacccgtcaaaaccgcgttccacaaaagcgcggtcgacgaaatcgcgtatgtgacgtcatcacaacgtgacgaaaaagatcgaaaaattgaaataaaaattaaattacagcaagccgattcacataaaggtaagggttaggttaagggttagggttaggttaagggttagggttaggtttagagcgttagtgttacgtttagcgttaggttaagggttagcgttaggttttttgttaggttaagggttaggttaagggttagcgttaggttttttgttaggttaagggttaggttaagggttaggtttagggttaggttaagggttaggtttagggttaggtttagggttaggtttgggggggttacggtaaggttttcgctttatttttacatttttcgatctttttcgtcgcgctgtgatgacgtcacatacgcgctttcgtcgaccgcgattttgtcgtccgcggttttgtggtggaacccatttttctagcttaccaagaagtaggttgtggtcttcTTGGTTgacttgtaatttgtaatttaatgagtttatatgccgcccaatcccgaaggactccgggcggcttacaaatacaagataaaaataaaatgacaaataggggaaagaacaaaaaaaaaaaacaattcaaaaacacaacatacattagggttaaactgggggttggacctgatttggAAATCAGCAAtcatgcacctgtgatcaaacgacatattgtatgtgaagatgggtttcccctccccctttttcttttttttttccccatcttctcccttccccattgttgtctgtgtaataaaaaataaaaaataaaaaaaaagaaaatcagcaaccccaggcctgtcgaaacagccaggttttggtggctttttggaaggccacgagagtgggaagggtccggatttctGCTGGTAActcattccacagagccggagcagctacagaaactACATAactatattatgtccacagcatttctctGGTCTGCTAATTCAGTCACTacgttgaagaatgaaataaagattggtttggcatgatctgtttttaacaaacccctgCTGGCTACCAGTTTATTACTTTTACTCCTTTCTAGAGTTCCTCGCGTTCAAATTCGTTCTGGGTCGGACTTCAGAAAGACAAAAAGGTCTGGAAGTGGGTGGACGGTTCCCTCTACAAAGGGTGAGTGGTGGAGGAGGCTGCTCTGGGGAAGCAGGCAGTCACTCTGCCTACTGGAGATCCTGGCTCTCCCTCCAGGTCTCTGGCAGAAGTGCTCGGCTGCTGGGAGTGAAGGTGTGGAGGCAGCTCTGCAGGGAGACTTTTAACCCCCCCCCGACCCCTtccatacacccccccccccggaccaCCCAGCCCAGGTTTGCATTTCCTGGTTCCGGGCTccttcctaggctgctttggagGGATTGAGGGCGGGTTGTTTTATCTGCATCGCCTGGAAGATGCCGAGTTTGGCCTGTTTTATGAACCGAGAGGTATTCCAACTGCTCGACTGCTCTTCCTTGGTGCATTTTTCTCCTGTCGTTTCTTATCTTCTATTTCTTTCGCAAGGAGGACCTCAACAGCTGTCAGTGCCCCCGATCTCTCTGGGACCCATGAAAGGCCCTTTGCTCCCTCCTTGTTTAACTTGTTTACTGTGTTTTTCCATTGCTCTATTTCCCAGGTGATGGGGGCCCAGCAGCTCAGTGGTTAAAGCCACTGAGCTTGTCAGGGGGAAGGTGGCAGCCTGGGTTCAATGCCCGAGCGCCATGA
This sequence is a window from Thamnophis elegans isolate rThaEle1 unplaced genomic scaffold, rThaEle1.pri scaffold_85_arrow_ctg1, whole genome shotgun sequence. Protein-coding genes within it:
- the LOC116523652 gene encoding B-cell differentiation antigen CD72-like, translating into MAGGITYADLRFARSPPEKSHGEEPNEGELTYENLQVPLGLEKEAAEGDTLKNTPELPCWATFCHRWRPVTTRPMLGALALCLFLLATNITLGVQYMQASRQLQQVSRDHAAKSLFLGERTQHLQASLEKSRHRLRLTEQELNSTQKELNSTKKELNSTKKELNSTTEALWQSQAAKNQTWRQLQHQELLLGQANHSLALLQRERASLEINLSQASSCRKIGCCPDGWTLFRWKCLWASENWEPWWQSKLACEKKSSQLLVLQEPWSVRELWEAVGEAFTQSSSRSNSFWVGLQKDKKVWKWVDGSLYKGSETLYNNYYSYYDYNAFMHNGELWSERSSTKYRFICERAASPEDPSHNGWQWGP